The Pirellulimonas nuda genome includes a region encoding these proteins:
- a CDS encoding four helix bundle protein, with product MDSYRDLKVWQAGIALSLDIYRATKQLPKEELYGLVSQMRRAAVSIPSNVAEGHARGSTPEFLRFLAIARGSLAELETQLIIATRLELLRQDSSNEILHKADELSRMLSGLRTSLQKRLPQK from the coding sequence TTGGATAGCTACCGTGATCTAAAAGTCTGGCAGGCTGGCATTGCCCTTAGCCTGGATATCTACCGCGCGACCAAGCAGCTTCCGAAAGAAGAGCTTTACGGCCTAGTAAGTCAGATGAGGCGCGCCGCAGTTTCGATACCCTCCAATGTCGCCGAAGGACATGCACGCGGCTCGACACCGGAATTCCTGCGATTCTTAGCGATCGCTCGTGGTTCTCTGGCAGAGCTGGAGACGCAGCTCATCATTGCGACTCGGCTGGAGCTCTTGCGACAAGACAGCTCCAACGAGATCCTTCATAAAGCAGACGAGCTGAGTCGGATGCTCAGTGGCCTAAGGACATCACTTCAAAAACGTCTGCCTCAAAAGTAA
- a CDS encoding glycosyltransferase family 9 protein, giving the protein MTETISLPMHACPHPRRILVIRLRQLGDTLLATPLLRQLRRLYPAAEIDVLCQPQNEAILRHNPNIDRRIILPAGAGVRRFLEVAAGLRQQKYDWVLDSQAMPKTAVLTRLSGAARRVPLRSRPLRNRLFYTHAIDDAQAPLEYAGRQNLRLTLDPRVDLDDLALDFPIGPESEAVADRFARRYLAGPTAAIFVVASTPERQWPLERFAELADRLADSGLRPLLLYGPGQEGAARSVADRMRRQALVDYPQLGFAELRGVLARCDLFIGNDGGPHHVATAAGVPSVTLFRINPVRWSPPARPHQRFVASTDVASPHEACGLFTPEPFESIPVDAVWRQIERSLSAPALRVA; this is encoded by the coding sequence ATGACCGAAACGATATCCTTGCCGATGCACGCTTGCCCCCACCCGCGACGGATCCTGGTGATCCGCCTGCGGCAGCTCGGCGACACGCTGCTGGCGACGCCGCTGCTGCGACAGCTACGCAGGCTCTACCCGGCCGCCGAGATCGACGTGCTGTGCCAGCCACAGAACGAAGCGATCCTGCGGCACAACCCGAACATCGACCGGCGGATCATTCTGCCCGCGGGCGCCGGGGTCCGGCGGTTTTTGGAGGTCGCGGCCGGCCTGCGCCAGCAGAAGTACGACTGGGTGCTCGACAGCCAAGCGATGCCGAAGACCGCGGTGCTGACCCGGCTGTCGGGCGCCGCGCGTCGCGTCCCGCTCCGCAGCCGGCCGCTGCGTAACCGGCTGTTCTACACCCACGCCATCGACGATGCGCAAGCGCCGCTGGAGTACGCCGGCCGCCAGAACCTGAGGCTGACGCTCGACCCGCGGGTCGACCTCGACGACCTGGCCCTCGACTTCCCGATAGGGCCGGAGTCCGAGGCCGTGGCGGACCGTTTCGCGCGCCGCTACCTGGCGGGCCCCACCGCGGCGATTTTTGTCGTCGCCAGCACGCCCGAGAGGCAGTGGCCCTTGGAGCGTTTCGCGGAGCTTGCCGACCGGTTGGCCGACAGCGGGCTGCGGCCGCTGCTGCTCTACGGTCCGGGCCAGGAAGGGGCCGCCCGCAGCGTCGCCGATCGCATGCGGCGCCAGGCGCTAGTCGACTACCCGCAGCTCGGGTTCGCGGAGCTGCGCGGCGTGCTCGCACGCTGCGACCTGTTCATCGGCAACGACGGCGGCCCGCACCACGTCGCCACGGCGGCGGGCGTGCCGAGCGTCACCCTGTTCCGCATCAACCCGGTGCGGTGGTCCCCCCCTGCGCGGCCCCACCAGCGCTTCGTCGCCTCGACCGACGTCGCCTCGCCGCACGAAGCGTGCGGCCTCTTCACCCCCGAACCGTTCGAGTCGATCCCCGTGGACGCCGTCTGGCGCCAGATCGAACGGAGCCTCTCGGCGCCGGCGCTGCGCGTTGCGTAG